Genomic window (Geoalkalibacter ferrihydriticus DSM 17813):
GCTGACCCGCAGAATCTTGCGATCGCAGGCCTTGAGGGTTTCAAAAAGGGTCTCGCCGAACTGAAAACCGCCGTCGTCAACTGGTAGACGTGCTTCACCCGGCTCAAGAAATCCACCATCAATATTGACAATCATGACTGCCCCTCCAGGGCTTTGCGCAAAGCTGCGCCTTTGGCCAGGCATTCAGCCCATTCGTGTTCGGGATTCGAATCGGCGACAATACCGGCTCCCGTCTGATAGGTCAAGCGCTTGCCGCAGCGTTGAAAGGTGCGAATCAGAATGTTCCAGTCCATCTCGCCGCCGGCGCTGATGTAGCCGGCGCTGCCAGTGTAAGTGCCGCGCCCCACAGGTTCGAGTTCCTCGATGATCTCCATACAGCGCTTTTTGGGGACGCCGGTAATCGTTCCCCCGGGAAACATGGCGCGCAGTAGTTCGAAGGGCCCACAATCCTCGCGTACCAGACCGCGCACGTTGGAGACAATGTGGGTGACATGCGAGTAGCGCTCGAGCACCATGAACTCATCCACCTCCACGCTGCCGGCAGTGCACACCTTGCCGAGGTCGTTGCGTTCGAGATCAAGAAGCATCACATGCTCGGCGCGCTCCTTGGGGTGGCCGAGCAATTCGTTTCCGAGCAGCACATCCTCTGGAGGAGTATAGCCGCGCGGACGGGTTCCTGCAATCGGTCGTGTTTCAGCCAGACGTCCGTGCAGCGAAACCAGGCGCTCGGGGGACGAGGAGATGATTTCGACCTCCGGGGTGCGCAGGTAGCAGGCGAAGGGCGAGGGATTGACTCTGCGCAGATGGGCATAGAGGTCGGTGCCGGGCGCAGCGGTGTGTCCGTCGAAACGGCACGAGAGGTTGGCCTGGTAGATGTCGCCTGCGGCAATATAGTCCTGGGCGCGGCGCACCCGGTCGATAAACTCCTCGCGGCTGAGGACCGGTGCGAGGGGCGACGTCGCCAGGGGCCGCGGATCGACCAGGGGCTGGTCGCAGGCAATCTTGATGCGGCGGGCGAGTTGTTCGAGATCGCAGGCCTGATCCAGCGCGGCCAGAGTCAGGCTGTGCGCGGCATGATCGTAAACCGCGGTGACATCGACCCAAGCCAGCCACAGGGCCGGCACGGGCAAGTCGCGGCGTGCCAGGTGCGGCAGATCCTCGATCCAGCGCGCCAGGTCATAGCCGAGGTAGCCGAAGAAGCCGCCGGGAAAAGGAGTCTTTTCACAGCTCTGGGGCAAGCGCCGCGCGGCCAGAACCTTCTCCAGCGCCACGAAGGGATCGCCAGGCAAAAAGCGCGTTTGGGCGTTTTCAAATTGGGCCAGGCCCTGTTCATCAAGACGGAAAATATCGCGCACGCGCA
Coding sequences:
- a CDS encoding anthranilate synthase component I family protein: MTPITLTLPLDHFDPLHLYLQLCPQGPGFLESLNPTPRTGRFSILPLRVRDIFRLDEQGLAQFENAQTRFLPGDPFVALEKVLAARRLPQSCEKTPFPGGFFGYLGYDLARWIEDLPHLARRDLPVPALWLAWVDVTAVYDHAAHSLTLAALDQACDLEQLARRIKIACDQPLVDPRPLATSPLAPVLSREEFIDRVRRAQDYIAAGDIYQANLSCRFDGHTAAPGTDLYAHLRRVNPSPFACYLRTPEVEIISSSPERLVSLHGRLAETRPIAGTRPRGYTPPEDVLLGNELLGHPKERAEHVMLLDLERNDLGKVCTAGSVEVDEFMVLERYSHVTHIVSNVRGLVREDCGPFELLRAMFPGGTITGVPKKRCMEIIEELEPVGRGTYTGSAGYISAGGEMDWNILIRTFQRCGKRLTYQTGAGIVADSNPEHEWAECLAKGAALRKALEGQS